One genomic region from Limnochordia bacterium encodes:
- a CDS encoding YqhV family protein yields MRGQLPTMLYYMALCRFLAGILEILAAFLMLHSGKIISALKINALLGLIGPIVLLVTNVFGLAAVRSDLPLHKIFIIALGVALVFWGTTG; encoded by the coding sequence ATGCGGGGACAACTACCGACCATGCTTTACTATATGGCGCTTTGCCGCTTTCTTGCCGGTATTCTGGAAATACTTGCCGCTTTTCTCATGCTCCATTCCGGTAAGATCATTAGCGCCCTGAAAATCAACGCGCTCCTAGGTCTCATCGGACCAATTGTCCTACTCGTAACCAATGTCTTTGGACTTGCGGCAGTCCGAAGCGATCTTCCCCTGCACAAAATATTTATCATCGCCCTTGGTGTTGCACTAGTTTTTTGGGGAACAACAGGTTAG
- a CDS encoding YlbF family regulator, producing MSVQRKVLELANEIRNTDEYQKLQVAKADVEKREAPTKMLQSWGEFQQQLVEKQQKGEEITPEEESEIATRFQVLMMNPYARAYIEAQYELMELLMKVQENLVTSLGLVEGTDEAGSGEDDSDKESNVVPLRKPKLWTPNS from the coding sequence GTGAGCGTTCAACGGAAGGTACTGGAATTAGCTAATGAGATTCGCAATACCGATGAGTACCAGAAACTACAAGTTGCCAAGGCAGATGTAGAAAAACGAGAAGCCCCAACAAAGATGTTACAAAGTTGGGGTGAGTTTCAGCAGCAGCTAGTAGAGAAACAGCAAAAGGGTGAGGAAATCACCCCTGAAGAGGAGTCAGAGATAGCGACACGTTTCCAGGTTTTGATGATGAATCCCTATGCCCGGGCCTACATCGAAGCCCAGTACGAATTGATGGAATTACTAATGAAAGTACAGGAGAATCTGGTAACCAGCTTAGGATTAGTCGAAGGTACTGATGAAGCTGGCTCCGGGGAAGACGATAGCGATAAGGAAAGCAATGTGGTTCCACTTAGGAAGCCAAAGCTTTGGACTCCGAACAGCTAA
- a CDS encoding TrpB-like pyridoxal phosphate-dependent enzyme: MSRTKILLKEAEMPKQWYNIAADMPNIPKPPLSPKTKKPITPEELAPIFPESLIEQEMSTTRWIDIPEEVLDIYSLWRPAPLYRAHRLEAALKTPAHIYYKNEGVSPAGSHKPNTAIPQAYFNKQEGVKRLATETGAGQWGSALSLACSFFGMECMVYMVRVSYEQKPYRRSMMRLWGADVVASPSTKTAAGRKIFEQDPDSLGSLGIAISEAVEDAVSRDDTKYALGSVLNHVLLHQTIIGLEAKLQLAKVNEYPDVVVGCHGGGSNFGGIAFPFLMDVLAGDRQVRTVAIEPTACPTLTKGRFAYDYGDVAHLTPIAAMYTLGHDFMPAGIHAGGLRYHGASPLVSQLCADGFIEAKAVGQVGVFEAAQLFAQTEGIVPAPESAHAIKGAIDEALRCREEGKKETILFCLSGNGYLDLASYDAFLAGQLQDFEYPDKQLEESFAKLPKI, translated from the coding sequence ATGAGTCGAACCAAGATCCTACTGAAAGAAGCGGAAATGCCTAAGCAGTGGTACAATATCGCTGCGGACATGCCCAACATCCCAAAACCACCATTGAGTCCCAAGACAAAAAAGCCCATTACACCGGAGGAATTGGCACCAATTTTCCCGGAGAGCCTCATTGAGCAGGAAATGAGTACCACTCGTTGGATTGATATTCCCGAGGAAGTGCTAGATATCTATTCCCTATGGAGACCTGCTCCTTTGTACCGGGCACATCGGTTGGAGGCTGCTTTGAAAACCCCAGCACACATTTACTACAAAAACGAAGGGGTCAGTCCGGCAGGCTCTCATAAGCCCAATACGGCTATTCCTCAGGCGTATTTCAACAAACAAGAAGGGGTAAAGCGCCTAGCAACCGAAACTGGTGCTGGGCAATGGGGTAGTGCTTTGAGCCTGGCGTGTTCCTTCTTTGGGATGGAATGCATGGTATATATGGTACGGGTCAGCTACGAGCAAAAACCCTATCGGCGTTCCATGATGAGATTATGGGGTGCAGATGTAGTAGCAAGTCCCAGTACCAAGACTGCAGCAGGGAGAAAGATTTTTGAACAAGATCCCGACTCTTTAGGAAGTCTAGGGATCGCTATTAGCGAGGCCGTTGAAGATGCGGTTAGTCGAGATGACACCAAGTATGCCCTAGGAAGTGTGTTGAACCACGTTTTGCTACACCAGACAATTATTGGCTTGGAGGCGAAACTCCAATTAGCCAAAGTTAATGAGTATCCCGACGTGGTGGTAGGCTGCCACGGGGGCGGAAGTAATTTCGGGGGTATTGCCTTTCCCTTCTTGATGGATGTACTAGCCGGGGACCGTCAGGTCCGTACGGTGGCGATAGAGCCTACGGCCTGTCCGACTTTGACCAAGGGACGATTTGCCTACGACTATGGGGATGTTGCGCATCTGACACCGATTGCAGCTATGTACACCCTAGGCCATGATTTCATGCCAGCGGGTATACACGCTGGCGGGTTACGTTACCATGGTGCATCACCCTTAGTCAGCCAGCTTTGTGCCGATGGTTTTATTGAAGCCAAAGCCGTAGGACAAGTAGGTGTGTTCGAAGCCGCGCAATTATTTGCGCAGACAGAGGGAATTGTGCCGGCGCCTGAATCAGCCCATGCGATAAAAGGTGCTATCGATGAGGCATTACGTTGCAGGGAAGAAGGCAAAAAGGAAACCATCCTGTTTTGCTTAAGTGGTAACGGCTATTTGGATCTGGCTTCCTATGATGCATTCCTGGCCGGTCAGCTCCAGGATTTTGAGTATCCCGATAAACAGCTGGAAGAATCCTTTGCCAAACTACCCAAGATATAG